The Primulina eburnea isolate SZY01 chromosome 12, ASM2296580v1, whole genome shotgun sequence genome includes the window TTTCCTGGTTTTGAAAGgaatctactcactacaccTACTGAGTGAGCTAAATCTGGCCGAGTACATACAATGGCATACATCAGACTTCTAATAGCTGAAGCATATGGAACACCTTTCATTTTTTCTTCCTCATCCTCTGTAATAGGACTCTGTTTTGAGTTCAACTTGAAGTGGTTGGCAAGAGGACATCCAACCGCTTTGGCATGGTCCATGTTGGATCTCTGAAGTACCTTCTCAATATACTTTTCCTGCGACAACCAGGTCTTCTTGGCATACCTGTCTCGATGGATTTCCATGCAAATAATTCTTTTTGTTGGCCCCAAGTCTTTCATAGAAAAAGTCTTGCTTAGTTGCTTCTTTAGGCCTTTGATTTCAGAAGCATCTTTGCCAACAATCAACATGTCATCTACATAGAGCAGAAGCACCATCAAATCATCATCAGAGGTATCTTTGACAAACACACAATGGTCTGCAGTGGTTTTCTTGAATCCCTATTGAGTTATCACCGAttcaaacttcttgtaccactgtcttgGTGCTTGCTTGAGACCGTGCAAACTCTTCTTTAATCTGCACATGAGGTCCTCTTTCCCCTTCTCTTCAAACTCTCTGGTTGCTCCATGTAGATTTCTTCCTCCAAATCCCCATGAAGGAATGCggtcttgacatccatttgtTCCACCTCCAGATCAAGCTCAGCTGCTAACCCTAGCACAATCCGGATGGATGTCATTTTCACCACAGGTGAAAATATTTCGTCAAATTCGACCCCGTGTTTCTGTCCGAAACCTTTGACGACAATCCTAGCTTTTAATCTTGGTTGACTACTGTGTTCTTCGTGCTTCAATCTGAACACCCACTTATTTTTCAAAGCTTTCTTGCCTTTCGGCTATTTCACCAGCTCAAATGTCTCATTCTCATGCAATGATTGCATTTCTTCTTGCATAGCCTCCATCTACTTATCTTTGTGTTCACTGGTAATAGCTTCCTCGAAGCTCTCTGGTTCTCCCCCATCAGTTAGCATGATATATTCATTTGACGAATATCTGGTTGAGGGTCGCACTTCTCTTCCAGAACGTGTGGTCATTGTACCACGAGAACTTTCTGCTGGTGGTTCACTGTGAACACggatctcatcatcatcttcatgATCGTTCTGCAATTCTTCATCTTCAATCGGTTGTGGACTTACCGTTGAAGGCCACCATTCCAGATCTTGTTCAGACCCAGAATTCTCTTTTTCCGCAGTCTCCaagaattcattctcctgaaaTATGGCATCACGACTTCTTATAGGCtttttgatatctgtattgtaaaACTTGTAACCAAGTTGATCCTCAccatagcctataaatatgcACTTTCTTGTTTTGACATCCAACTTCTGTCTTTCATCCTTTGGTATATGAACATAAGCAACACAGCTAAATACCCGCAAATGATTATAGGAAACTTCTTTGCCTTGCCACACCTGCTCCGGGACATCATAATTGAGAGGAACATAAGGTGAGCGATTCAATATATAGGCAGCAGCAACCACAGCCTCACCCCAAAATTCCTTAGTCAGCTTTGCATGTGAGAGCATGCTTCTGACACTTTCTGCCAAAGTTCTATTCATCCTCTCAGCTAATCTGTTGAGTTATGGTGTCTTTGGTGGTGTTGTTTGATGTCTGATTCCATTCCTTTTTCATATCTCATCAAAGGTTCCAATGTATTCTCCTCCATTATCCGTTCGaatacatttgagtttaatggATGTTTGCCGTTCAACCAAGTTTAGAAAATTGTTGAATGTTTCTGCAACTTGGTCCTTGGTTTTTAGTATCCACACCCAAATTTTCCGAGAATGATCATCGATAAAAGTTACCCAGTACCTCGCTCCTCCGAGCGACAATGGCATCGGACCACATAGATCTGAGTGCACCAGATCTAGTATTTTATCGGCTCTGCTAGGAGGTGAACTTTTGAATGATATCCTGTTTTGCTTTCCGGCTAAGCAGTTTGTGCATTGTTTCATATGAACCTGCTTTATACCGGGCAGAACTTGCTTGCTCGCAAGGCGTGTAAGATTCTTTTCACTTATGTGACCAAGACGTCGGTGTCATAACTCTGTTGAGTTTTCTTCCCCTGCGTAGTTCACTCCTTCAGAATGATTTTCCTGAACTACATATAGCTTTGACATCTTTAATCCTTTTGACACCACAAGTGATTCTCTTGAAATCTTACATACCCCATTTCGGAAGGTTGTCCAGAAACCTTCTTCATCGAGTCTTTCGGCCGATATCAGACTCAGGCGCATATCTGGCACATGCCTGACGTCTTTTAGGATCAATGTAGAGCCTTGTGTGTAGGATGTAAAACATTCTTTTCGAGATGTGACGTGGACTGTTGCTCCACTATCGATCACCCAACTAGTTACTTGAGTTGCCAAATTTACGGACTCCTGCTCTAGCTCATGAACAACATTGAATTCATCAATGGCGTTTGTTTGCTCATCGTAGGTTTCATGTTTGTTTTTCGGTTGCcgacaatattttttaatatgtccGTTTCCTCTACAGCGATAACATTTTATGTTGGCATATCTCCCTGAAGACTTGCTTCTTCTTGGCTTCTGATTTGTGTTTTTCTTGATCTTGCTTCTCCCCCTTGACTCAGCAGCCAAAACATCTGACTGTGAGGTAGAGGATCCTTGAGATCTCCGCCTCATATCTTCATTCAAGATGTAACTCTTGATGAAGTACATACTCACAGCTCCTCCCGGTGTTGTGTTCGTGAGTGATACCTTCAGCGTCTCCCAAGACTCTGGCAATGAAGCTAGCACAATCAGAGCTATCACCTCGTCATCAAGTTTTATGCTCATACTTGATAACTGCTCCACGAATCCTTGAATCTCGTTCAGATGATCTGCAACCAAAGTTCCTTCTTTGTATCGAACCTGGACAAGCTTGCTCAAATAGAACAATTTGTTGTTGCCACTTTTGGAGGCATATAGTGTCTCCAACTTTGTCCAAAGCGTACGAGCATGTGTCTCGTTAGAGATGTGATTGTAGACGTTGTCATCGACAAATTGTCGGATGTACCCGCAGACTTGCTCGTGCTCGAAGTTCCATTCAGCATCTGATTTATCATCTGGTTTAGACTCGCTGAACACCGGTAGGTGCATCTTGGTGACGAATAGAAGATATTTCATCTTACTTTTCCAAAGTTGATAATTAGAGCCATTAAGGCTAATCATCTTGTTTGTGCGTACCTCCATCTTTTGTGAATGCTACCAACGAATAATCGTCAAAGCCTGAACACAAAAGAATCACTTCCCTAATACTGTCTAGAAAgccttttctgatgtggaagttcAGACtcagctgcaaccacagagcatacgaGGACTTCCTATAGTATTTGAGAAtctagctctgataccagttgttgggATATCAGGGAAATAAACGAGGTAACATTACAGCGGAACATCATAAGTGatatcaacaataaataagatgGACACCAATATTTATAGTGGTTCACCCCAAGATTGAGCTACGTCCGCTCTAAACATCTCAAGGAGATCACTTCTTTATCAATAACAAAGAAGACAAGAGAATTGAGAAAACAAAGTATTTCACTCAAAACACTCTGATTTTAACACTCACTTTCTCTCCACTAATCTTATTCCTTCCAAGGATAAACACTCCTTAAGAAATCTCACACTAAATCATTTATCTCACTTCTACACTTATGATTGTAGATGAGAGGATTTTGTGTTTTGGTGTGTTTTTGAAATGAAGAATGGATGGGTATTTATAAGTGAAGTTTagggaaaaaaacaaaaaataaaacctCATGGCTTACCTCATTATTTTTTACTAATCAACACATGTGTTAATTGTGTTGTTGAATTCCAAAATGATGTGCTTTGAATTTAAATATAGCTTGATTACTTAACAAGGAGAACGTCGGTATCAAAGGTTggaaatcaaatattaacaaattATGTGACTAAAATCCAAAACCGACCAACTCACGTGACGTCTCACAAgactaaaattacaatttttcctaagtatttttatttatttattttaagtttcAAGATGATTTAAGCCTAGGTAGAGGGGTCGCCTTGGATGAATGTaaggagagaaaaaaaaaacccgTCGGAGCAACGGACTTCAGATTCCGAGAAACGGAAAAAGTCTTATTTTCCGAGCGGTGGAAAGTTTCATACGGACGTTACCAAATCGCCGTCCTTGGAAAAAATAATGGATGGGGAGTGGATTTAAGGGCGAAGCGGTCTCGGTTGGTACGTAATAATAATTTGAGACTTTTCATGGACGCGTGTCATTCAGGACCGAGTACTATAAACGGCCCGCTAACCCTTAAGAGGTATCAATCCACTTCATAAaatacttaattattttaaatttaatattgtagataaatatttaatatttatgtttataatAATTATCGAAAGATGATGTTTGAACTGATatacggtttaaaagatttgagttacatcgATATCACCAAtcataacttttggtaaaacgacgaACATTAGATCCTacacaatctatatatatatattttttaattacttGTTTTATtctaattatgaattttaaatatatatatatatattcaaactaaattttttaattacttGTTTTATtctaattatgaaaaattattaaaattcatttaatctagtttgtaaaaaaaatattcattcCTCGTGCCGACGTTATCTACTTGCATTTTTGTCCTTTGTTTTTACAATTATTCATCATAATAGTACAATACCGTAATCAAAGGGATcgatattattaaataattaacaagCAAAAGTGATTGCTTGAACCAATTGATCTGTGTTTTCTTATGCACACACACATACGTGTTTCTGTGtgtatgaaaaaaaattaattttcatccTTATATATATTTGCCGAAACtggatttgatcttttaatcagtcaaaataaatattaatataataatatggcATTTTCTacgttttgtttattttttcattGGAGATAATAAAATGATGGCCAACTTTCCAGCAAAATTTATCGGTAATGTGTCTAAACGCAACGTCaacattttgacataaaattgaTTAAACGTGCAAAAGAATCCAATTTAATTTATAAGATCGATTTTTATGTCTTAATTTTCATAAATGTACATGGAGGAAAACCCTGTAttgatttgagaaaaaaaatgatttatgaaatttgaaattcataaggTAAACAAAAAAATCCGGGTAATACTTGTCAactaacattaaaaataatatgtaaCATTGATACACATAAATACGAATAAACGTTTACGCGATATTGATGTTATATTGAAATGATACTGACATGACGTTGACGTACGCGATATTGATGTTATATTGAAATGATACTGACATGACGTTGACGTATGAAGAAAATTCGATACAGCAGGTTGAATGGGTCCTTGCCAAACTTGCTCGTTTCGCTAGGAAAAAAGGGGCTTTGATCCAATGTGATTCGGAGTGATTAGTCTATCTTGTCATATCCGCTACGAGCCTATCAGCTGTAAGAAAGCTATCTGAAATGTCCTCTTCTCCAACCAACACAGGGCTTAGAAAAAGGGACAAAAAAATGGTAGATGATTGCATTTAAAATCCTTATTTTGTTGGAtttgatatcattgatattttTCATATATTCGTTCTGATCGAATATTTTCTCTGGTTTATTTTACTTAAAGAAGTCTCACTAGCatctaaaattataattatgaataaaaaagaatgttgggtacaataattgtccttACTTGATAGAACGATCGAACCGTAGTGCTTGAGTTGCTGTACAGTTTAAAAGacttgagttgcaccattaccactatctatagtttttggtaaagcagcaagcgctcggtcctacaatttgtATTAGTgtcaaggtcacgggttcgattttCATTGATTGCAATGATTGTCTCTGCTTGGTAGAGCAaccgaaccgtggtgcttgagctgttgtgcggtttaaaagatttgagttacacCATTTGATAAAACAGCAAACGTTCGGTCTTACAGAGACTAAAACTAAAATtacaaaacatgtcaaaattcTATTTTTCACTTTATCAATGTGTGATGCAAAAcagtatttaattattttaaattaattatagttGTTAGTTGACTATCTTAAATATGTAAcattgaaaataatattcaacTAAAGATATATGTTGGACCATTATTGGTCATAAATTGCAaagaaatattttgtttgatataatatttaataaatattactTCAATATACTTGAATTTAGCAGGTGGAATGTCATTCTCACGACGAACTATTTGGTAATACgacatttcattaaaaaaaaaatgcaaatatttttgataaaaaaaatctttattttaaaaattaatatttatacgTTTGCAGTGACGTAAACTCTGTTATGGTCACGTTTTTATTTCCTGTTCGATTGTCTATTTCCATTTTCAATAATATAAAGGCAacaagtcaacaaaataataatCATATATAAAACAAAGATCAAGCTacctatttttgttatttaaaaaaaaaagaacatatATATaagtattaaaattaaaaataagtaGAGATTGGGATTAATGTTGAGATTGTTATTTcagttaaattaaaatttatatattcaacCCCcaccaattttttaaataaaatttgacgcatattttataaatcaaactcAAGAGTAGGTCTTtattgagacggtctcacgaatctttatctgtgagacaggtcaacattaccgatattcacaataaaaagtaatactcatagcataaaagataatatttttgcatggttgacccaaataagatttatgtctcacaaaatacgatccgtgagactgtctcacacaagtttttgcctaaactCGATACATTAATAATATATACTAGTAAAAGATGCACATGCATTGTATgtgctattattatttttaatttgatcaaataatactaaataattaacacgAAACTATTTTCGATTTTGAAaagttgttcgatttaaaagggaagttttattttgatttttttatttaaaatatgaggtGACTTGAAAAGGTTTTAAGTATGGTAAGAAGGgtaattatggaattaaatattttggtgtcaTCAAAGGTAGTTATTCTAAGGCTCTCatacttaatataatagtatagaagtatagatagtatagatatatatatgttcataaattttaaattttttacatgGAAACAAATTGAATTTTGAAGCTGGATTTGATCAATGATCAATCACATAAAAGCTATTGTTCTATATATCTCATGAGGGTCTTTTTAGTTAACTTATTGTGTTTTggcaccaattttttttttagttttgaacGAGATGTTTGTAGAACTGACCGTATAATGATTTTAAGCATTGTTAATATCGAAATCCAAATAGTAGAAATTCTAAACTTTGTTATCCAAATAGTAAAATTATATATGTTATGTTTGATTGACGTTGAGTGTTTCTAtgatactcaccccttacttcACTCTTTCAGATAAGATGGGACAAAAATTGAAGAAGAGTAGCACACTCAATTCTAGGGATGGTGAAATTTCGGCTATGAAAATTGGAGTTGCGTTGCTGTTTAagacatattttattttatgaaataataAACTAGTTTAGTTCATTTATGTACTACAAAATTGGTTGTTTTTTAATGTATATTTTGAAAACATCGATGTCCGCATTGATCTTGGTGGACaattatttttccaaaaattacACACAttgtaatccatgaaaaaaaaaaaaaatacacgaCTTTGACGTTGATATTAATTATAAGATCGAACGGTTAtcgcattaaaaaaaaaaaaaaaaactatggcTATTGTTCCCAACAATGTTGAATCCACAGATCTGATTGATGGattgttatattttttaaaaatcaggcgacagtttttatatttaaaaatccaGAGACCAAAATGCAATAATTAAGCTAGGTAAACCCCTTTCCTGATAAGAATGGAGTCACGTCTCATTTTTCTTGCTGCCTCTCTCAATCAAATATTAGTGAGTAGATCTCTTCTAAGACGGCGTCACATATTTTTATTCGTGAGATATGTTAACTCCGTTGATatttatcataaaaaaataatattttttacaaatgatccaaataaaaaattcatctcacaaaattgatctatGTGACCGTCTCACGAgagtttttataaatatttaatatcacAAACATAGTATGTaagtatatatttttaatttcttgGACCATGTCCATATAACAAAGTCAAAATTCCAAATAATAATCTatatataaaatcaaatattaaatttaagatttttaaaaaaaaagaaattaatttttcaaaaaaaatgaaaactgaCCCGATCAGTTCATGACCGATTTTGATCGCTAAAACGGCTTTTGAGAGTATTTTGTTTCCGGTCTCTGGCCTGTTCCCGATTGAACTAGTCGATCCGATCCGATTTTGAAAAATACCGATTCATGTAAAAGTTCAATCGGAGCATTGCAAAAATAGAAAGGTAATTAAATACAAGTTAATTGGGCTTGAAGTGGTCCAATCATTCAAGAATATGTTGGGCGTGGCCTATTCTTCGTGTAGCCATACCTATTGAATTTGATCGCACGATATAAATAACGTGGAAAACTATATTTGAAATAATGGTCCCATTAATTAGGTAGGATACTTGTTGGCGCCTTCACAAAGGGTTTACTCGACCCTACTCCTGCTGGCAGTGTACGCAAAGGTCGATGCAACGGCCTGGATTTTTGCgagtcattttttttttttacagagaggtgggcccggatcactcatgtggagtgatCCGGGCCGTTCATTGTCCatgcaggcagtgcctgcacggaCAGGGTGAAATAATCCTTCACAAAGAACAAGGGCTCATGTAAACAGATGTTATTTGTCCTCTATTTTACATTATATATATTCTATTTTCACGATGTTCGATGTTGCATCGATACATTGTTCATATGTGCAGTATCACATCAATACTCAAATATGAGAAAAAAAAACCGAAATTCTATAGAAGATGTTAAACTAAGACTCAAGACAAACACATATGACAAAATTTAGATTTCTCTTACtcctctcacgcccaggaatgaacatctggagcgtgaagtttacaaatgacccaattatgggaataacgggtggcctaattataggcagtccaacaacataacggtggaacccgggctctgataccatgttaagattggaacttggacccaACTCaacccaaaagctagctcaagaggGGAGGATTGTTCAAgccaatatatacaactcccaagttatctatccaaccgatgtgggacaattaacaataATTTCATTCCTTATAATATATGAAAGCCTCTAATTGAATAAGTCCATTAGAGGTTGTAATAAGTTTTTCTTAATGGATTGTTCGATATCTGGTTAGGAACCCTAAAAATACCTAGCCAACACAAACCAAATAATTTCAATTGgatcatacattacatattttaTCATGTAATCTATAAAATATTTACTCGAGCTCTGATAGGTAAGGATGTTAATCGGATTGGTTTCGGAACAGACTAAACCAGTTCTAGATTATAGAGTAATGGAACTTAACGAATTATGCAGGATATCATATTGAATTTAATGGATATCAAGAGTATAACTCAATCCAAAATCGAATGGACCAGATTAGAACACGATTGGAAACAAATTTTTAGTTTAATTCAACCAACGGGTACATAAAGAAGTTATTTACGtaacaaaataaacaaaaattatatatattattggaTCAAATTCATCTGGACCAGATTAAAATAGTTCCGGAATCGTTTTCGTGCAACTCAGTATGATTTAATTCAGATCAATCTGGAACCGGTTAAACCACTTTTTTACAAACCAGGTTAAATCGAAATGGATCGTGAGTTGGGTAATTCTAGAATAGAAGTAGGGTAAAAACATTCCATTTTCaaaaaaagtaaattttttatCACACATATGTTTTTGGCTATTTCCAAAATAGATCATAACATAATCTAAAACTCATCACACATATGCAtttaatttctaaattttctcGTGGATAACTTATATTAATAATGTTTTAGAATTAACCGACCTAAAGGTCAGGTTAGAATAATGGATTAATTTACTAATCTTCTAGTGTCAAAATGAATTTAGAATGAAAATTTTCGATATTATCAAACAAGAacaattcattttattttttttagccCAAAAATGTTGTAATATAATTACTCACTTGAAGTAAAAGAGAGATTCGTATATTGCcccaatgaaaaataataagaCTAATAATAATACTAATTTTAATATTTCTAAAATACAAATGGTTAACATCAATATTTTATTACTAAGCCAAAATGTATAGTTTTAAGCAGATGCGCAACTTAACCTCCTTACAATGTGACAACGTAATACCTCACACTAAGAGATCGGTCTGAACTATGTGTGTGTCCATGGTTTGGGCTGTTAAGCTTTGGGTGGTCGGGTGGTACAGACCACCCGCCTATTATCACACAAAAAAATTGATGTATGTGACGACGGACGCTCCAACATTCTCCAAAAAATTGCTTATGAGACAATTTGAACTCGTGatttctttctgatatcaattgttaAGATCAAGCGATCGCCATtaagaaaaaattataattgTTAGCAGATACGCgactttattttcttatattGTGGCAGTACAAAGTCCAATATCAAGCAATTGATGACATGAGGGGTTGCACTATGTGAGTGTCGATGAGCCAGACTGTTTAACCCTAGACGGTGCAGGATCACCTCACCTTAGAGCGCACAGAAAAATTGTTGGGTGCAAGGACGAACACTTAAACGCAAACTTTGCAACCCCGTCAATGATATTGTACATTAATATGCCCCGATGTGtctattaaataattaatttatcattcaTGAAAAGTTTAATTGGGGCAAAATGTCACAAAGACAGAAAGAGAGTTCGAGTTTTATTTAGAGATGTTACATTGGACTTGGCCCATGATTTTACATAGGTATCACCTGTTGGCTCAAGCAGCTTTCGTGCCATGAAAATGATTAAAAATTATCCATCTTTGGCTAcattgatttttattattttcttgtTGTAAGAATTATGTCACACCATGGTTTTTAAACACTCGGTTGAAGCTAATACATGACAATTTCGAAATTGGACACAATAAAGATTTTCTTTTGCACTGTCACATCATCACTCTCTTGGAAAAAAGCTTAAAATTGCTAAGAACTAAAGATACAATACTAACCGATGACTTACAGTTCATCTGATACCAACGTCCTAAGTTTGGGACGAGATGTCAAGATCGAGACTTAATTATAACAATTTTCTCTCTCAACTCGAAAGAAAAGATACTGAATTACGTACAATATTGATCATATGAATTTACTAAGCTGGAATTGAAAAGACAATTGCAAATAATCCAGTTACGCTTTTGTCTGATATCAAGATACAGTACAATGTCATTCTATAAATGCATCAAGAATAACCCAATATCTTTACaataaataatatcaatatgcTACTCCCTCACTGAGGAAAAGAATCGATATTTATTGAAATCCACAAAAGGAATTGAATTAGTCACAGCTAACAAATTATAATATGCTCAGACGCAGCTCTTCGTTCTTGGCTGTATGCTATATATTCATCAGGACTAACGATTTTTCAACGTCTGAGGATCGGACTGATAATATATAATGTCACCAGTGTCACTCACATAGTGATCTTTTCTCATGCTTTCTAAGAGAACTCCAAGTAAATGAAATGGTATAGGGCCTGATCTTTTAGGCTCCCTGTAATATTTTCCCAGTACAGGTCTAGCTGCTTCGGTCTGCATCGAAAGAATAGTATTCATTAGCACTTGGTGGAATCAAAATCGAGTGAAATTGATCGAAAAGGGATCAGTTTTTCTTTTTGGTTCCCCGAATTGACACTCACCGCTTCTATCAAATTATAGTGTGGGATTTGAGGGAAGAGGTGATGTACAACATGTGTCCCAATGTCATGGTGGATGTTGTTGATCCATCCATAATCTCGATCGAGGGTCGTAAGCCCACCTCTGAGATAACTCCATTCCTGCGTTACCAAATATAAAGGTACActtagtaaaataatatatcaaGCAGAGACTTGCGTTGTGTTCTTTAAATAAAAGTGTCTTCGGATATGAGGTTAAAAAAAGAAGCTTtttcttatatattttaaaaagaagttGATGCAGAAACAGTAATAAACTGTATTTTGAGATTTCCTTTTTCATCTTTTAATCACTTTAGAAACTGAAAAGACCGAGCCAAAAGTTCGGTGTCTTTATCCACACTTGACCATTATAAAGCCAAGTAGATTTTGATTGAAGACTTGGACAAATCTTATGATTAGTCATCTGTCTTCTGTCAATTAACTCGATTAGATTTAAAAATAACGGTTGTTTCTAGCTGAAAATTGAAATGAATACTGATTTGATTACCTTTCCGCGGTACCAGGGAAGATTATCCTCATGGCCATGGTGATGTAAGTAGGTAACTAAATCAAGCCAGATTACAAAACCCTGCAGCCAattcatattaaaaaatttaccaAGTTGTTTCAAAGTCAGATAAGGGAGAATCAAACCGAGTATGAGTCCAAATTATCCTTTCAACTACGGAAAGAACAAAACCAAGGAATCGATTCAGATGTGTTGCTAAATGTTTCAACATATAATTCCTATgctaaaattaaaaattcagGAATAGTAAATTTTAGTTGAGGCAGATGATCACTTCCCCTGCCAAGTTCCATAAAGCTACATATTTACTACCCCACTTGAATGACAAAATTAGAAATGATACGAAGAGATAGAACTAACCAAGTATGGCACGCCGTAGAGTTTGAGCAATTGAACAGGACCCATAATAAATGATAGTCCTACAAGCAATCCGACCATTGCTGTCCAACAAGCGGTAGAGGTTATTACATCTTTCTTTTCATTTGGAACAAACAAATCACTGCTTGGATTAAAATGAGAGCCGGTTTTCCCCGGACTTCTACTCCACTGTCATCAAATACACATGGCCAAGAAATATAATCAGTGAATTTCAGTTCAGTCGAATTACGGCTAAAAAGTCGTTGATTCTGAAGAAAGAAGCAACATACCAGATAGATTGGGTATGCCAGCATGGGGAAAGGCAATGTGAATCTCAGTTTCTTGGTAATGAAATCCAGATTATTATACGTCTTCTCATTTAACTGAATTAAAGCCAATAAagaaacaaatcataatcttaCTAAATATTGTAGATCTGTATAAAGTGTCAATTGCTCCACTGTCTTGTATGTGCCTATCTAGCAAAACAACCAAAACATCATGCTCGAA containing:
- the LOC140807105 gene encoding omega-3 fatty acid desaturase, chloroplastic-like, producing MASWVLSECGLRPLPKIYPKPRIGQAFLNSSLSKLNIQRPNFGNGSASCLFNGTKNKERSWGLKVSAPLRVPHIEEEIEEFKRVRIGGEEFFDPGSPPPFKLSDIKNAIPKHCWVKDPWKSMSYVVRDVAVVLGLAAVAAYFNNWVVWPLYWLAQGTMFWALFVLGHDCGHGSFSNNHKLNSVVGHLLHSSILVPYHGWRISHRTHHQNHGHVENDESWHPLNEKTYNNLDFITKKLRFTLPFPMLAYPIYLWSRSPGKTGSHFNPSSDLFVPNEKKDVITSTACWTAMVGLLVGLSFIMGPVQLLKLYGVPYLGFVIWLDLVTYLHHHGHEDNLPWYRGKEWSYLRGGLTTLDRDYGWINNIHHDIGTHVVHHLFPQIPHYNLIEATEAARPVLGKYYREPKRSGPIPFHLLGVLLESMRKDHYVSDTGDIIYYQSDPQTLKNR